A region from the Beduinella massiliensis genome encodes:
- a CDS encoding MarR family transcriptional regulator: MEKTVQALNHVLVRLFNDILMIEERALCTGDFKDLSVKEMHVLEAVGNAGEENNMSAIAQRLKVTTGTLTVSVQTLCRKGYLTTERASTDRRVVRVEMTEKAIRANEHHARFHRLMVERVMKELSDEEQETLTSALEQLTHFFESWEDGDA, translated from the coding sequence ATGGAAAAGACAGTGCAGGCGCTCAACCACGTGCTCGTGCGCCTGTTTAACGACATCCTGATGATCGAAGAACGCGCGCTTTGTACGGGGGACTTTAAGGATCTCTCGGTGAAGGAGATGCACGTGCTGGAGGCCGTCGGCAACGCGGGCGAGGAAAACAACATGTCCGCGATCGCCCAGCGTCTGAAGGTGACGACCGGCACGCTGACCGTCTCCGTGCAGACGCTCTGCCGCAAGGGCTACCTGACCACGGAGCGCGCCTCTACCGACCGGCGCGTCGTGCGCGTGGAGATGACGGAAAAGGCGATTCGCGCGAACGAACACCACGCGCGGTTTCACCGCCTGATGGTAGAGCGGGTAATGAAGGAATTGTCCGACGAGGAGCAGGAGACGCTTACGAGCGCCCTGGAACAGCTCACGCACTTCTTTGAAAGCTGGGAGGATGGCGATGCTTGA